One Candidatus Binatia bacterium DNA segment encodes these proteins:
- a CDS encoding DUF6491 family protein has protein sequence MSIPGRISVWLWCLVLLAIAGCATPRNLVRRPQLELPQPTGQCIATAKIRDFRAKGVKELRVRTEENDWQYLLVLDRECPNLADAQRIGWTSQRGKICDYRHDAILVDGERCAIGRIEDYAAGAAADRTTESAVP, from the coding sequence GTGAGCATTCCGGGGCGCATATCAGTTTGGCTGTGGTGTCTGGTCCTTTTGGCGATTGCGGGTTGCGCAACGCCTCGCAACTTGGTTCGACGTCCACAGTTGGAACTTCCGCAGCCGACCGGGCAATGCATCGCCACCGCGAAGATTCGAGATTTTCGAGCCAAAGGCGTCAAGGAATTACGCGTGCGCACGGAGGAGAACGATTGGCAATACCTGCTGGTGCTGGATCGCGAATGTCCCAACCTCGCGGACGCCCAGCGGATCGGCTGGACCTCCCAGCGAGGCAAGATCTGTGACTATCGACATGATGCCATTCTGGTCGATGGCGAGCGGTGTGCGATTGGCCGAATTGAAGATTATGCTGCAGGCGCGGCCGCGGACCGAACGACCGAAAGCGCAGTCCCATGA
- a CDS encoding TIGR03619 family F420-dependent LLM class oxidoreductase: MRFGVAIPTDRVDAAEEFLTPEGVAEIARAAEAAGFASCYVTDHPFPVQRWLDGGGHHALDPFVTLSFAAAATTTLRLQTHILVLGYRNPFLLAKSILSLDLLSRGRLTVGVGAGYLRGEFDALGATFEGRGALAEETITALKLALSEEDVEFVGSSFHARGNTMRPLPLQRPHPPLWMGGNSRPAIRRAVDSCEGWLPFPNTKAMARFTRTPALETDEDLVEGLQYAQSYARAQGREAPLQIGYSLEGMGGSSRSGNEMLDRSLLLGSLGVDWLAMGFPDQTRAGYIDSIHKFGTEVIDKIEPG; encoded by the coding sequence GTGCGTTTTGGTGTAGCAATCCCAACTGACCGCGTGGATGCTGCGGAGGAATTTCTTACTCCGGAGGGAGTCGCCGAGATTGCTCGGGCAGCCGAGGCCGCCGGCTTCGCCTCCTGTTATGTGACGGACCACCCGTTTCCGGTGCAACGCTGGTTGGATGGCGGAGGCCATCATGCACTCGATCCGTTCGTGACGCTCTCGTTTGCCGCCGCAGCGACAACAACGCTCCGCCTTCAGACGCACATTCTGGTGTTGGGATATCGCAACCCCTTTCTCCTCGCCAAATCGATTTTATCGCTGGATCTTCTATCGCGTGGGCGTCTGACCGTGGGGGTTGGCGCAGGCTATCTCCGAGGCGAGTTCGATGCTCTCGGCGCGACCTTCGAAGGGCGAGGCGCTTTGGCAGAGGAGACGATCACGGCGCTCAAGCTCGCACTCAGTGAGGAAGACGTCGAGTTTGTTGGCTCAAGCTTTCATGCAAGAGGAAATACGATGCGGCCCCTCCCGCTGCAGCGCCCGCACCCTCCGCTCTGGATGGGTGGAAACTCCCGCCCGGCGATTCGACGCGCGGTTGACTCCTGCGAGGGTTGGCTCCCCTTTCCAAACACGAAGGCTATGGCACGTTTTACCCGGACGCCTGCTTTGGAGACGGATGAAGACCTTGTTGAGGGACTGCAGTATGCCCAATCCTACGCGCGTGCGCAGGGACGCGAAGCCCCGCTGCAGATCGGCTACTCACTCGAGGGGATGGGGGGATCTTCGCGGTCCGGCAATGAGATGCTCGATCGAAGCCTGCTCCTGGGATCCCTTGGTGTCGATTGGTTGGCGATGGGATTTCCGGATCAAACGCGCGCCGGCTACATCGACTCGATTCACAAATTTGGCACCGAGGTCATCGACAAGATCGAACCCGGTTGA
- a CDS encoding MATE family efflux transporter, whose amino-acid sequence MKADASKEPRGRLKTLLGRDHREGSLLVSMLVLALPMIVGSVGVGALYPIIDLSFLVQLGDQSMASVVIVNQTVWQLVIMGFMGLNFATQSHVSQWIGAGQPRQAEEVAGQALLLAGLLGILIAIVGGLAPRSLLILSGADVSFFPLALPYLQWLFVLSAGFGGVFVFRAILTGAGDTTTPLLVSVVQVTVSLVSEWIFIFGHFGAPELGVRGVALGMGLGQITGAGLGMFLLFRGTKRVRLRLADLRPRPSILLKLLRSAWPPAVQMIGMVVSAFFYLRLAKPFGTEVQTAYTIGLRLGMIIPQFSFPLATACATLVGQALGNGDVPRAWRAMRTGILVHGGLLWSFAAILFVFRFDILGLVTSDPEVIRIGSEYLAFSAAGYVIMGIGMVLMRALQGAGDFMVPMAISLASTFLVNLPSAYALSRWTDLGPTGIWCGGLFGGLFTLIATGAWVATGRWTRRGSVIRHESSSNDQAGRSG is encoded by the coding sequence ATGAAGGCCGACGCATCAAAAGAGCCGCGCGGGCGCCTCAAGACCCTCTTGGGGCGAGACCATCGCGAGGGTTCACTGCTGGTCTCGATGCTGGTGCTCGCGTTGCCGATGATCGTGGGGAGCGTCGGGGTCGGCGCGTTGTACCCGATCATTGATCTCAGCTTTCTGGTTCAACTTGGTGATCAGAGCATGGCTTCTGTCGTTATTGTGAACCAGACCGTTTGGCAGTTGGTGATCATGGGCTTCATGGGCCTGAACTTCGCGACCCAGTCGCACGTCTCGCAATGGATTGGAGCCGGCCAGCCCCGTCAGGCGGAGGAGGTCGCAGGACAAGCCCTCTTGTTGGCTGGATTGCTGGGCATCTTGATCGCAATCGTCGGAGGCCTGGCGCCGCGGTCCCTTCTGATTCTCAGCGGCGCCGATGTTTCTTTCTTTCCACTCGCGCTGCCTTACCTGCAATGGCTCTTCGTCCTCTCTGCGGGCTTTGGCGGAGTGTTTGTATTTCGCGCGATCCTGACTGGCGCCGGGGATACCACGACCCCTCTGCTGGTTTCGGTGGTGCAGGTAACGGTCTCGCTCGTTTCGGAATGGATTTTCATCTTTGGACATTTCGGAGCACCCGAATTGGGTGTCCGGGGTGTGGCCCTGGGAATGGGTCTGGGCCAAATCACCGGGGCGGGACTTGGCATGTTTCTCCTTTTCCGCGGCACGAAACGTGTTCGACTACGCCTTGCGGACCTCCGCCCTCGACCGTCGATTTTGCTCAAGCTGTTGCGTTCGGCATGGCCACCCGCAGTTCAGATGATCGGGATGGTGGTTTCGGCATTTTTCTACCTCCGTCTCGCAAAGCCTTTTGGCACGGAGGTCCAGACCGCCTATACGATCGGCCTTCGTCTGGGCATGATCATTCCGCAGTTTTCATTCCCGCTGGCAACCGCATGCGCTACGCTTGTCGGACAAGCTCTAGGTAACGGGGATGTGCCCCGTGCATGGCGGGCGATGCGTACCGGGATTCTGGTGCATGGTGGCTTATTATGGTCGTTTGCGGCGATTCTCTTCGTCTTCCGCTTTGATATTTTGGGACTGGTGACTTCGGACCCCGAGGTGATTCGTATCGGATCGGAATACCTTGCCTTCTCGGCCGCAGGCTACGTGATCATGGGCATCGGGATGGTTCTGATGCGGGCGCTGCAGGGCGCAGGCGATTTCATGGTGCCCATGGCCATTTCGCTCGCCAGCACCTTTCTGGTCAATCTTCCGTCGGCTTATGCACTCTCCCGCTGGACCGACCTGGGCCCGACAGGGATCTGGTGCGGTGGGCTTTTCGGTGGCCTCTTCACGCTGATCGCGACGGGTGCCTGGGTGGCCACAGGTCGCTGGACACGCCGCGGAAGCGTTATCCGGCACGAAAGCTCCTCAAACGATCAGGCGGGAAGGTCGGGGTGA
- a CDS encoding sulfatase: MRALIRAARSLEAVVGASLLLALAGCSRSEPLERAFSVQHERPNILLLMAEDMSPRVGAFGDPVARTPHLDELAGQGTRFPNTFTTAGVCSPSRAAQITGVHQNTLGAGHMRTASYPEGAYAAVPPPWVKAYPELLRAAGYYTFNSGKTDYQLASRIWTDDSPRTIWDESSPFGAPDWRSAPPDKPFFGLINFQTTHESGLFPKFFWPENLAHAALMVGNLLGRRAPEALTDPDGVILPPIYPDTEMVRGTVARQYDNIHLMDQEVGVVLDQLARDGLESSTIVIWTTDHGSGLPGAKRELTDAGIRVPMIIRWPERFRPVGTSPGQIEERMISFVDLAPTILAMAGVAAPDWMVGQIFSGARAAPPREFVFAARDRLDEFPDRSRAVRSSEYKLIRNWQPDLPAAFDLEFRRGVPMMGEWRDAFAAGDLNPAQAKFFEPRGPEELYDLSTDPWETRNLANDPRYAGARESLSQALDEWLASSEDLGMIPESRLVERFATNGEPNITLPPRLELQRAKGGWRATITHTDPNVSLGIRRSGGTRADQWQLYTAPILVGEGETVTAFAVRYGWLESPKIEKSTGQASG, encoded by the coding sequence ATGAGAGCTCTGATTCGCGCGGCTCGCAGCCTTGAGGCTGTTGTCGGGGCGTCTCTGCTGCTGGCGTTGGCGGGTTGTAGCCGCTCGGAACCTCTGGAGCGAGCTTTCTCTGTTCAGCACGAACGCCCCAACATCCTTCTCCTGATGGCGGAGGATATGAGTCCCCGAGTGGGCGCGTTTGGCGACCCCGTCGCGCGCACCCCACATCTGGACGAGTTGGCGGGCCAAGGGACGCGGTTTCCCAATACGTTCACAACCGCTGGTGTCTGTTCGCCGAGCCGCGCCGCCCAGATTACCGGCGTTCATCAGAACACGCTCGGCGCAGGGCATATGCGCACCGCCAGCTACCCTGAGGGTGCGTACGCCGCGGTTCCTCCCCCCTGGGTCAAAGCGTACCCCGAGCTCCTTCGGGCCGCCGGATATTATACCTTCAACTCCGGAAAGACCGACTACCAGCTGGCCTCCCGAATATGGACGGACGACAGTCCGCGGACCATTTGGGACGAGAGTAGCCCGTTCGGCGCCCCGGATTGGCGCTCTGCGCCGCCGGACAAACCATTCTTCGGTCTGATCAACTTCCAGACCACACACGAAAGCGGCCTCTTCCCGAAATTCTTCTGGCCGGAAAACCTTGCCCACGCCGCTCTAATGGTCGGCAATCTGCTCGGTAGGCGCGCGCCCGAGGCGTTGACGGACCCCGACGGTGTCATTCTACCGCCAATCTATCCCGATACGGAAATGGTGCGAGGAACAGTTGCTCGACAATATGATAATATCCACTTGATGGACCAGGAGGTGGGCGTGGTCCTCGACCAACTGGCGAGGGACGGGCTCGAATCATCTACCATCGTGATCTGGACCACCGACCACGGCTCGGGCTTGCCTGGGGCTAAAAGAGAACTGACGGATGCCGGGATTCGGGTTCCGATGATCATTCGCTGGCCGGAACGCTTCCGACCAGTCGGGACCAGTCCGGGCCAGATTGAGGAACGCATGATCAGCTTTGTCGATTTGGCCCCGACGATCCTCGCGATGGCGGGCGTCGCGGCCCCGGACTGGATGGTCGGGCAGATCTTCTCCGGAGCCCGTGCGGCGCCTCCGCGCGAGTTCGTCTTTGCTGCGCGGGACCGACTGGACGAGTTTCCGGACCGCTCCCGGGCCGTGCGCTCGAGCGAATACAAGCTCATCCGAAACTGGCAGCCGGATTTGCCGGCGGCTTTTGATCTGGAATTTAGGCGCGGTGTGCCCATGATGGGAGAGTGGCGCGATGCCTTTGCGGCTGGGGACCTCAACCCCGCTCAGGCCAAATTTTTTGAACCTCGGGGGCCAGAGGAACTCTACGATCTTTCCACGGACCCCTGGGAAACTCGGAATCTCGCGAACGACCCTCGATATGCCGGGGCCCGCGAGTCCCTAAGCCAGGCCTTGGACGAGTGGTTGGCCAGTAGCGAAGACCTTGGAATGATCCCCGAGTCCCGACTCGTCGAACGGTTTGCGACAAATGGCGAACCGAACATTACCTTGCCGCCCCGGCTCGAACTGCAGCGTGCGAAGGGCGGTTGGAGGGCTACGATCACACATACGGATCCCAATGTTTCGCTGGGAATTCGCCGTTCGGGCGGAACCAGGGCCGACCAGTGGCAACTCTACACCGCCCCGATTCTGGTCGGGGAGGGCGAGACTGTCACAGCTTTCGCGGTGCGCTACGGATGGTTGGAAAGTCCAAAAATCGAAAAATCTACGGGCCAGGCGTCCGGTTAG
- a CDS encoding cation diffusion facilitator family transporter, which translates to MGHDHHHGHHHGHHDAVDRALGWAFVLNGGFLVLEAAAGWWTGSLALLSDAVHMIGDVAALALAYMMRRLSRSAATASRTYGLVGAETLGAFVNALALMGACIFLVVEAVGRLNAPLQAVEAWPVILVGTVGLMINLGSAWKLFQSDRENLNVRGALLHMLADALGSVGAVIAGIFLSYGVPIADPLIALLIAGIVATSSWRLLRETGGILLQFTPVTQPADEVLQALRSLDGIEDVHDLHLWSLDGRETILSVHLRIPDGSDADQIRRSVQAMLTGQFGITQMTVQTEFDDGCSSVEQVWSMERKSG; encoded by the coding sequence ATGGGCCACGATCACCATCACGGACACCACCATGGGCACCATGATGCCGTCGATCGAGCTCTGGGTTGGGCGTTTGTGCTGAATGGCGGCTTTTTGGTGCTCGAAGCCGCAGCCGGGTGGTGGACAGGTTCCCTGGCTCTTCTTTCGGACGCGGTACATATGATTGGCGACGTGGCCGCCCTGGCACTTGCCTACATGATGCGGCGACTCTCACGCTCGGCGGCGACGGCATCGCGCACCTACGGCCTTGTCGGTGCCGAAACTCTCGGTGCTTTTGTCAACGCGCTTGCTCTTATGGGTGCCTGCATTTTTCTGGTGGTGGAGGCTGTCGGCCGACTCAACGCACCGCTGCAGGCCGTCGAGGCGTGGCCCGTGATTCTGGTCGGTACGGTTGGTCTCATGATCAATTTGGGCAGCGCGTGGAAACTCTTTCAATCGGATCGGGAGAACCTCAACGTTCGCGGCGCTCTTCTGCATATGTTGGCGGATGCACTTGGATCTGTCGGCGCGGTAATTGCGGGTATATTCCTATCCTACGGCGTCCCGATAGCGGACCCTTTGATCGCGCTTCTGATCGCCGGGATCGTGGCTACGAGTTCCTGGCGCCTTCTTCGTGAGACCGGTGGGATCTTGCTGCAATTCACGCCGGTGACCCAACCAGCCGACGAGGTGCTTCAGGCTTTGCGGAGCCTGGACGGAATCGAAGACGTGCACGATTTACATCTCTGGTCACTCGATGGACGGGAAACGATCCTTTCCGTGCATTTGCGGATTCCGGACGGGAGTGACGCCGACCAGATCCGAAGGAGCGTGCAGGCGATGCTCACCGGTCAGTTCGGAATCACGCAAATGACAGTGCAAACCGAATTCGACGATGGCTGTTCAAGCGTAGAACAGGTCTGGTCTATGGAGAGGAAGTCCGGATGA
- a CDS encoding enoyl-CoA hydratase/isomerase family protein: MSEYETIDYRVENGVAWVRLNRPEKMNSFNDQMQLELSQIWRRLRDDDSVGAAILCAAGDRAFCTGIDRSEAIADDAGEHEGGSPADTLMHFDDPGAALGPKANDLWKPVIGAVRGIACGGAFYMLGEVDIMICSDDATFFDPHVTYGMVASYETIHMAQKMPFGELLRMQLLGAHERLSAETAHRIGLVSEVCGADELEDRARWIAETIAARPREAVQGTVRTAWATRDMTRSQALANGNAFLALGWNPENLAEGQKFFSSGQRVEWKKR; the protein is encoded by the coding sequence ATGAGTGAATATGAAACGATTGATTATCGCGTCGAAAACGGAGTTGCGTGGGTGCGCTTGAACCGCCCCGAGAAGATGAACTCGTTCAATGACCAGATGCAACTCGAGCTCTCGCAGATCTGGCGGCGGTTGCGCGACGATGATTCTGTTGGGGCAGCAATTCTCTGCGCGGCCGGCGACCGCGCTTTCTGCACCGGCATTGATCGATCCGAAGCGATCGCAGATGACGCGGGTGAACATGAGGGGGGCTCTCCTGCGGACACCCTGATGCACTTCGACGATCCGGGCGCAGCACTTGGGCCGAAAGCAAACGATTTGTGGAAGCCGGTGATCGGTGCTGTTCGAGGAATCGCCTGCGGCGGAGCTTTCTACATGCTCGGTGAGGTCGACATCATGATCTGCTCTGATGACGCGACCTTCTTTGATCCGCACGTCACCTACGGGATGGTGGCCAGTTACGAAACGATCCATATGGCGCAGAAGATGCCCTTCGGTGAACTTCTGCGAATGCAGCTGCTGGGGGCACACGAGAGGCTGAGCGCCGAAACCGCCCATCGGATCGGGCTCGTCAGCGAAGTCTGTGGCGCTGATGAACTGGAAGATCGGGCCCGCTGGATTGCGGAAACGATTGCCGCCAGGCCTCGCGAGGCAGTTCAGGGGACCGTGCGGACGGCATGGGCAACGAGGGATATGACGCGCAGTCAGGCTCTAGCGAACGGGAATGCGTTCCTTGCCTTGGGCTGGAACCCCGAAAACCTTGCCGAGGGCCAGAAATTCTTCAGTTCCGGCCAGCGCGTCGAATGGAAAAAGCGCTAA
- a CDS encoding deoxyhypusine synthase family protein, translated as MNSPIKTFLERHYRHFNAATLIDASRGWLDLLESGGQMFLTLGGAMSTAELGISLAELIREEKVHGICCTGANLEEDLYNLVAHDHYERIPNYRELSPEEEAKLLSRHLNRVTDTCIPEEEAMRRLESAVLEDWQAADLSGQRFFPHEFLYRLLRSGKLASAYQIDPQDSWMVAAAEKNLPMFVPGWEDSTMGNMFAAQCIRGAVKNPSIVRSGIEYMMVLAEWYEETTTTHPLGFFQIGGGISGDFPICVVPMLSQDLGRTEVPLWAYFCQISDSTTSYGSYSGAVPNEKITWGKLGVSTPKFVIESDATIVAPLVFAMVLGK; from the coding sequence ATGAATAGTCCCATAAAAACATTTCTTGAGCGACACTACCGGCACTTCAACGCAGCCACGCTGATCGACGCATCTCGGGGTTGGCTCGATCTGCTCGAATCCGGGGGGCAGATGTTCCTGACGCTCGGAGGCGCGATGAGCACTGCCGAATTGGGGATCTCGCTTGCAGAGCTCATCCGTGAGGAGAAAGTGCACGGGATCTGTTGCACCGGCGCGAACCTCGAGGAGGACCTCTACAATCTGGTCGCCCACGACCACTACGAGAGGATCCCGAACTATCGCGAACTCTCCCCCGAAGAGGAGGCTAAACTGCTCTCGCGACACCTCAATCGGGTGACCGATACATGCATCCCCGAAGAAGAGGCCATGCGTCGTTTGGAGTCCGCGGTTCTGGAGGACTGGCAAGCGGCCGATCTCTCGGGTCAGCGTTTTTTTCCTCACGAATTCCTCTATCGACTTCTACGCTCCGGAAAGCTCGCATCGGCCTACCAGATCGATCCGCAGGATAGTTGGATGGTTGCCGCTGCCGAGAAAAATTTGCCGATGTTCGTCCCCGGTTGGGAGGACTCCACCATGGGCAATATGTTCGCCGCTCAATGCATTCGAGGTGCGGTCAAGAATCCGTCTATCGTTCGTTCCGGGATCGAATATATGATGGTCCTTGCTGAATGGTACGAGGAGACCACGACGACACATCCGCTCGGGTTCTTTCAGATTGGCGGCGGGATTTCAGGGGATTTCCCAATCTGTGTCGTGCCGATGCTGAGTCAGGACCTCGGTCGCACGGAGGTGCCGCTATGGGCCTACTTCTGCCAGATCTCCGACTCCACCACGAGCTATGGGTCCTACTCGGGTGCTGTCCCCAACGAGAAGATCACTTGGGGCAAGCTGGGCGTTTCGACGCCCAAATTCGTCATTGAATCGGATGCGACAATCGTCGCGCCGCTGGTCTTCGCCATGGTGCTTGGCAAGTAA